From a single Sediminibacterium sp. KACHI17 genomic region:
- a CDS encoding methylglyoxal synthase, whose translation MTAIKKLGKRKRIALVAHDHKKADLMEWVVHNRTVLSKHELFATGTTGRIIEEKLDRPVRKLMSGPMGGDQQIGAMIANGEIDMMFFFWDPMEAQPHDSDVKALLRLCVLWNIPMACDRATADFLITSPFMHEEYESQLPDYSDYLNRSIKKQEDEG comes from the coding sequence ATGACAGCCATTAAAAAACTCGGCAAACGAAAAAGAATTGCGCTGGTTGCCCATGACCATAAGAAAGCAGATCTCATGGAATGGGTAGTTCATAACAGAACTGTACTATCAAAACACGAGTTGTTTGCTACGGGAACCACGGGAAGAATCATTGAAGAGAAATTAGATCGACCGGTAAGAAAATTAATGAGCGGTCCAATGGGTGGTGATCAACAAATCGGCGCCATGATCGCCAACGGCGAAATAGATATGATGTTCTTCTTCTGGGATCCGATGGAAGCCCAACCTCATGATAGCGATGTTAAAGCACTACTGCGTTTATGTGTGCTTTGGAATATACCGATGGCTTGTGATAGAGCTACTGCTGATTTTCTCATCACATCACCATTCATGCACGAAGAATACGAATCACAGTTACCCGACTACAGCGATTATTTAAATCGATCTATCAAAAAACAAGAAGATGAGGGTTGA
- a CDS encoding GNAT family N-acetyltransferase, with product MRVELRRWRMQDAQALAAVANNRNIWNQVRDFFPSPYTVSDAIQWIGMTEKESPALNFAILYDGQVVGGVGLVTKQDIYRKNIEIGYYIGEAYWGKGIATEACKLICSYVEQQMDVVRIEASTFHHNKASMRVLLKNGFYLEAIKQKAIIKNNQLLDEYLWVKRMGNKG from the coding sequence ATGAGGGTTGAATTGAGGAGATGGCGCATGCAGGACGCACAAGCGCTGGCCGCTGTAGCTAACAATCGAAATATCTGGAACCAGGTGAGGGATTTTTTCCCGAGTCCATATACAGTAAGCGATGCCATACAATGGATCGGTATGACCGAAAAAGAATCACCGGCATTGAACTTTGCGATTCTTTATGATGGACAAGTGGTTGGAGGAGTTGGTTTAGTAACCAAACAAGATATCTATCGAAAGAACATTGAGATCGGTTATTATATCGGGGAAGCCTATTGGGGAAAAGGAATCGCAACAGAAGCCTGTAAACTTATATGCAGTTATGTCGAGCAACAAATGGATGTGGTCAGAATAGAAGCCAGTACGTTTCATCACAACAAAGCCTCGATGAGGGTGTTATTAAAAAATGGTTTTTACTTGGAAGCCATCAAGCAAAAGGCGATCATTAAAAACAATCAGTTGTTGGATGAATATTTGTGGGTGAAGCGAATGGGTAATAAGGGATAA
- a CDS encoding 1-acyl-sn-glycerol-3-phosphate acyltransferase, with the protein MANHPNSFLDAIIIAAHFKHPIHFLARGDAFRKPWHNTLLRLLHMIPIYRISEGRENLHKNEDAFKRSAELLQQNQIVLIFIEGICLNKHQLQPFKKGAARIALALLKEQRPLNIMPITIAYNSFLSFGKNIRIHLAAPISAEQLLPYEDDAKNFQYFNERMYEQLSGMIHVPEAFRHQQRILLALPAIIGFFLHIPIYTLIKKQIYRRTKGTVFFDSVMFGVLLILYPLYLILLIVLLSLFHLPFSIIGPVILLHPFLAWCAVQYKITRNNNV; encoded by the coding sequence GTGGCCAATCACCCCAACTCTTTCCTCGATGCCATTATCATAGCAGCCCATTTTAAGCACCCGATTCATTTTCTTGCCCGTGGTGATGCTTTTCGAAAACCATGGCACAATACCCTGCTTCGACTTTTGCATATGATACCGATTTACAGAATCAGCGAGGGTAGAGAAAACCTGCACAAAAATGAAGATGCATTTAAAAGATCCGCAGAACTATTACAGCAAAATCAGATCGTATTGATTTTTATAGAAGGCATCTGTTTGAACAAACATCAATTACAACCTTTTAAAAAAGGAGCTGCGAGAATCGCCTTAGCATTACTAAAAGAACAACGCCCACTGAATATTATGCCAATTACAATTGCATACAACAGCTTTCTTTCTTTCGGTAAAAACATTCGCATTCATCTGGCTGCACCCATTTCGGCAGAACAATTATTACCGTATGAGGATGATGCTAAAAACTTTCAATATTTCAATGAAAGAATGTATGAACAACTATCCGGTATGATACACGTTCCCGAAGCCTTTCGGCATCAACAACGAATACTACTTGCGCTTCCTGCCATCATTGGATTCTTTTTGCATATACCGATCTACACGCTTATAAAAAAACAAATCTATCGGCGAACAAAAGGAACCGTTTTTTTTGATTCAGTGATGTTTGGTGTCTTATTGATTTTATATCCCCTGTATCTGATTTTATTAATCGTACTCTTGTCGTTATTCCACCTACCTTTTTCGATCATAGGTCCGGTCATTTTATTGCACCCTTTTTTAGCCTGGTGTGCAGTTCAATATAAAATAACACGAAACAACAACGTGTAA